Proteins from a genomic interval of uncultured Methanocorpusculum sp.:
- a CDS encoding CDP-2,3-bis-(O-geranylgeranyl)-sn-glycerol synthase — protein MACLWAVWIMIPAYIPNPAAALLGGGTPVDFGRCAKDGRRILGDGKTWRGLIGGIIVGIIFGLIQIFLVDYFQLDFLPKQTIITVCALATGALLGDMVKSYFKRRLGKDRGAKWPIADMYDMVIGSLVLMTLTLLVTGNIGWFAENFHSVGFLIATFIAILILSPLLHRGTNIIGYLLGLKDVPW, from the coding sequence ATGGCCTGTCTGTGGGCAGTATGGATTATGATACCGGCATACATTCCAAATCCAGCCGCAGCGCTCTTGGGCGGAGGGACACCGGTCGATTTCGGCAGATGTGCCAAAGACGGCAGGCGGATACTTGGAGACGGAAAAACCTGGCGCGGTCTGATCGGCGGCATCATTGTAGGAATCATCTTCGGACTTATCCAGATTTTTCTGGTTGACTACTTCCAGCTGGATTTCCTACCGAAACAGACGATAATCACCGTCTGTGCCCTCGCAACAGGAGCGCTCCTTGGAGATATGGTCAAGAGCTACTTCAAGCGCAGGCTGGGAAAAGACCGTGGAGCAAAATGGCCGATCGCAGATATGTACGATATGGTCATCGGATCTTTGGTGTTGATGACCCTCACATTACTCGTGACCGGAAATATCGGATGGTTTGCCGAGAACTTCCACTCGGTCGGATTCCTGATCGCGACCTTTATTGCCATCCTCATACTATCACCTCTATTACATAGAGGAACAAATATTATTGGATACTTACTCGGGTTAAAGGATGTACCATGGTAA
- the pyrE gene encoding orotate phosphoribosyltransferase, translating into MVNRILDLLIQYKAVEFGDFTLASGAQSKYYIDVKTAIMQPELLSEIAAEVAKRYDFDCIAGVAVGGVPLAVAVSLAAKKPCAIIRAAAKDHGKSQMIIGDVQGKRVLLIEDVTTSGGSSKYGIEELKKAGAFVDSVVTVVDREGGAEELLAAEGVTLYPLVKASELLA; encoded by the coding sequence ATGGTAAACAGAATATTAGACCTTCTGATTCAATATAAGGCAGTGGAATTCGGGGATTTCACCCTCGCGTCCGGTGCTCAAAGCAAATACTACATCGACGTGAAAACGGCGATCATGCAGCCGGAACTCCTCTCGGAGATTGCAGCGGAAGTCGCGAAAAGGTACGATTTCGACTGTATCGCCGGTGTAGCCGTTGGAGGGGTCCCGCTCGCCGTAGCCGTATCTCTTGCAGCAAAAAAACCATGCGCCATCATCCGGGCAGCAGCAAAAGACCATGGTAAGAGTCAGATGATCATCGGGGACGTTCAGGGAAAACGAGTTCTGCTGATCGAAGACGTTACAACATCGGGCGGTTCGTCGAAGTACGGCATCGAAGAGCTGAAAAAAGCCGGAGCATTCGTTGATTCCGTCGTTACCGTCGTTGATCGGGAAGGCGGGGCAGAGGAACTTCTCGCCGCAGAAGGAGTCACCCTTTACCCGCTTGTTAAAGCGAGCGAACTTCTCGCATAA
- a CDS encoding DUF3796 domain-containing protein produces the protein MNMISLMGLIGFLGFLGFYTGNYGYFGFFGFFVFFTYALKNMMNSLMHM, from the coding sequence ATGAATATGATTTCATTGATGGGACTTATCGGGTTCCTTGGCTTTCTCGGATTCTATACCGGGAACTACGGTTATTTCGGATTTTTCGGATTCTTTGTATTTTTCACCTACGCTCTGAAAAATATGATGAACTCTTTGATGCATATGTGA
- a CDS encoding helix-turn-helix transcriptional regulator — protein MQTRIRECRLKLGMTQGELADLAGVRRETIVHLEKGKYNPSLKLGFDLAKILQMPVEELFSFEDE, from the coding sequence ATGCAGACACGCATTCGCGAATGCCGGCTAAAACTTGGCATGACTCAGGGAGAACTGGCGGACCTTGCAGGCGTACGCCGGGAGACGATCGTTCATCTGGAGAAGGGTAAATACAACCCCTCACTCAAACTCGGATTCGATCTGGCAAAGATCCTCCAGATGCCGGTGGAGGAACTGTTTTCGTTTGAAGACGAGTGA
- the purD gene encoding phosphoribosylamine--glycine ligase — protein MKILVAGGGGREHAICLALTKNANVELYSVKGKKNPGIAKIARESFIHQETDVPAVLAFAKKHNIQYAVIGPEAPLEAGLVDALTKEGIGCVGPVKAAARIETDKGFCRGLMNKYGIDGCPAYKICNTPKEAAEFIREYPGDLAVKPTGLTGGKGVKVMGEQVDREGAVEYAMTLKDQVIILEERLLGEEFTLMAFVDGKHLVPMPLVQDHKRAFEGDVGPNTGGMGSYSLENHKFPFVTDEDYAKAISIMQATIDALAEEGSPYKGILYGQFMNTKTGPKVIEFNARFGDPEAMNVLSILTSDFLTIAEHIINGTLSTKDVSFEKKATVCKYIVPIDYPDKPHAGDFITVGPADNTILYYANIAQENEVLTTLTSRTMAYVGIGESLAEAEKYAEAACRNVSGNVRYRSDIGTEALFAKRIAHMKELRS, from the coding sequence ATGAAAATATTAGTGGCCGGAGGTGGCGGAAGGGAACACGCCATCTGCTTAGCACTCACCAAAAATGCGAATGTCGAACTCTACTCAGTCAAGGGGAAAAAGAATCCGGGCATCGCAAAAATAGCCCGCGAATCCTTCATCCACCAGGAAACGGATGTCCCCGCAGTTCTGGCTTTCGCAAAAAAACACAATATCCAATACGCCGTGATCGGACCCGAAGCGCCGCTCGAAGCAGGCCTCGTCGATGCCCTCACTAAAGAGGGGATCGGGTGTGTAGGACCGGTCAAAGCCGCCGCACGCATCGAGACCGACAAGGGATTTTGCCGCGGCCTCATGAATAAATACGGAATCGACGGATGCCCGGCATACAAAATCTGCAATACCCCAAAAGAAGCCGCCGAATTCATTCGCGAATATCCAGGCGACCTTGCGGTAAAACCGACCGGTCTCACCGGCGGAAAAGGAGTAAAAGTCATGGGTGAACAGGTCGACCGCGAAGGGGCCGTTGAATACGCCATGACCCTGAAAGATCAGGTCATCATCCTCGAAGAGCGTCTTCTCGGCGAAGAGTTCACGTTAATGGCGTTCGTCGACGGCAAACATCTCGTTCCCATGCCGCTCGTTCAGGATCACAAACGTGCCTTTGAAGGAGATGTCGGCCCCAACACCGGCGGAATGGGATCCTACTCGCTTGAAAACCACAAGTTCCCCTTCGTCACCGACGAAGACTACGCAAAAGCGATCTCCATCATGCAGGCGACCATCGACGCGCTCGCAGAAGAGGGAAGCCCGTACAAAGGCATCCTCTACGGTCAATTCATGAACACAAAGACCGGGCCGAAAGTGATCGAGTTCAATGCACGGTTCGGCGACCCGGAAGCAATGAATGTCCTGTCGATTCTGACCTCGGACTTTTTGACCATCGCAGAACACATCATCAACGGGACGCTTTCGACAAAGGACGTCTCCTTTGAGAAGAAAGCCACGGTCTGCAAATATATCGTGCCGATTGACTACCCCGACAAACCCCATGCAGGCGATTTCATCACCGTCGGTCCGGCGGATAATACCATTCTTTACTATGCAAACATCGCTCAGGAAAACGAAGTGCTGACGACTCTGACCTCCCGCACAATGGCATACGTCGGAATCGGAGAATCGCTTGCTGAAGCTGAAAAATATGCGGAAGCGGCCTGCAGGAACGTATCCGGAAACGTCAGATACCGGAGCGATATTGGAACAGAGGCGCTGTTTGCAAAACGCATCGCCCACATGAAGGAATTAAGATCATGA
- the argF gene encoding ornithine carbamoyltransferase, translated as MKKDFLSITDLSAEEYEDILTLVARLKRQRYAGVPHPLLAGKTLAMIFEKASTRTRMSFDVGMYDLGGYALYLNAKDTQLGRGETVADTARVMSRYVHGAIMRTYKHETITEFAKYASIPVINALSDKEHPCQIMADSLTLKEKFGELDGLKIAWIGDGNNVCNSLIMASVQTGMEIAVGTPKGYEPDPAAVKFAKENGGKVTVYDDPVRAVSDAHAIYTDTWISMGEEDIKETKLKDFVGYQLDTALLNKAADDALVLHCLPAHRGEEITDEVIDSMQSGVWDQAENRLHAQKAILVRLMSQGY; from the coding sequence ATGAAAAAAGATTTCCTTTCAATCACCGACCTCTCGGCAGAGGAGTATGAAGACATTCTCACCCTGGTTGCCCGACTCAAACGCCAGCGGTATGCTGGCGTCCCCCATCCGCTTCTCGCCGGAAAAACCCTCGCAATGATCTTCGAGAAGGCATCCACCAGAACGCGGATGTCATTCGATGTCGGCATGTACGATCTCGGCGGGTATGCCCTCTACCTGAATGCCAAAGACACCCAGCTCGGCCGCGGGGAAACCGTCGCCGATACAGCACGTGTGATGTCCAGATACGTCCACGGAGCGATCATGCGGACCTACAAACACGAGACGATCACCGAGTTCGCCAAATACGCGTCCATTCCGGTGATCAACGCCCTTTCCGACAAAGAGCATCCCTGCCAGATCATGGCAGACTCATTAACCCTCAAAGAAAAGTTTGGGGAGCTGGATGGACTCAAGATCGCCTGGATCGGCGACGGGAACAATGTCTGTAATTCGCTGATAATGGCCTCCGTGCAAACCGGCATGGAAATCGCGGTTGGAACGCCGAAAGGATACGAACCCGACCCGGCCGCCGTCAAGTTCGCAAAAGAGAACGGCGGAAAAGTCACCGTCTACGATGATCCGGTCAGAGCCGTCAGCGATGCCCACGCAATTTACACCGATACCTGGATCTCGATGGGCGAAGAAGACATCAAGGAAACCAAGCTCAAAGACTTCGTCGGATATCAGCTCGACACCGCCCTCCTGAACAAAGCGGCGGACGATGCTCTCGTTCTCCACTGCCTTCCGGCCCACCGGGGCGAGGAGATCACGGACGAGGTCATCGACTCCATGCAGAGCGGCGTCTGGGATCAGGCGGAGAACCGTCTTCACGCCCAGAAAGCGATCCTCGTTCGGCTGATGTCCCAAGGATATTAA
- a CDS encoding aldolase, with translation MQPDFPRIGKRLFSEHLVGGNFGNMSVRTDDGYFITKTGSYLDADPEQIVLMPLNGRVTPGASSEWRVHTAVYNASEHKAIVHAHPPYAVALSLLADADIETIDSEGHLLAPTIQVVEGPCGSQQLADVVAKGLSSANIVIARGHGTFAAGRDLDQAYLYTSLAEHCCKVLHLTKTYR, from the coding sequence ATGCAGCCCGACTTCCCCCGAATCGGCAAACGACTGTTCTCGGAACATCTGGTCGGAGGAAACTTCGGCAACATGAGTGTAAGAACCGACGATGGGTATTTCATCACGAAAACCGGATCCTACCTCGACGCGGACCCCGAACAGATCGTCCTTATGCCCCTAAACGGTAGGGTCACTCCCGGAGCATCCAGCGAATGGCGGGTGCACACCGCGGTCTACAATGCCTCGGAACACAAAGCAATCGTCCACGCCCACCCGCCGTATGCCGTGGCCCTCTCGCTCCTCGCCGATGCCGACATCGAGACCATCGACAGCGAAGGACACCTGCTCGCCCCGACAATTCAGGTCGTTGAAGGACCCTGCGGATCACAGCAACTTGCCGATGTCGTGGCAAAAGGCCTTTCATCTGCCAACATCGTCATTGCCAGGGGTCACGGAACCTTTGCAGCCGGCCGCGATCTGGATCAGGCATACTTGTACACCTCTCTCGCCGAACACTGCTGCAAAGTCCTGCATCTGACGAAAACCTACAGATAA
- a CDS encoding thioredoxin domain-containing protein gives MTKPVLYDFFATWCGPCRIQSPIVHDLAKKMEGLVDVQMVDVDEHGDLANKYSISVVPTLIIEKDGKVIQRLEGVTDAATLGSLLRALI, from the coding sequence ATGACAAAACCGGTATTGTACGACTTCTTCGCCACCTGGTGCGGACCCTGCAGAATTCAGAGCCCAATCGTTCATGATCTTGCCAAAAAGATGGAAGGCTTGGTTGATGTCCAGATGGTCGATGTGGATGAGCATGGGGACCTTGCCAACAAGTATTCTATCAGCGTTGTCCCGACTCTCATCATCGAGAAGGACGGTAAGGTCATCCAGCGTCTGGAGGGAGTGACCGACGCTGCAACTCTCGGGAGTCTTTTACGGGCTCTTATCTAA
- a CDS encoding CBS domain-containing protein — protein sequence MLAKDYMTKDVVTVEIPSGRDDVLRILKRTGISGVPVVKGPEKKLLGIVTRKDILRKPEETQVALLMSSEPLTIRPEVTLSEAAEIMTKMNVRRLPVVEGDNLIGILSVSDLVGAVAKLRDVREIRNGFVSKRTYAMWEETPLPVVGRIMELAHTDAMPILNSENQLTGIISERDLIRCSSIEDDVQTSDFSTGTDDDEWTWESIRDNHTISYGVSKVELPNRPVKICMVRKVIAVPNNAEVSDCALRMKRGRVDQMPIIDNDQRLSGMLFDRDLIKALIK from the coding sequence ATGTTAGCAAAAGATTACATGACAAAAGACGTTGTCACGGTCGAGATCCCCTCAGGCCGCGATGATGTTTTACGTATTCTCAAGCGGACCGGAATCAGTGGTGTTCCGGTGGTGAAAGGTCCGGAGAAGAAACTCCTCGGTATCGTTACCAGAAAGGATATTCTGCGTAAACCTGAAGAGACTCAGGTCGCACTTCTTATGTCATCCGAGCCGCTGACGATCCGCCCGGAGGTTACCCTCTCGGAAGCTGCAGAAATCATGACGAAGATGAATGTCCGCCGTCTGCCCGTTGTCGAAGGAGACAATCTCATAGGCATATTAAGCGTCTCCGATCTTGTCGGGGCAGTTGCCAAACTTCGGGACGTTCGCGAGATCAGAAATGGTTTCGTCAGCAAAAGGACGTATGCGATGTGGGAAGAAACCCCTCTCCCGGTCGTCGGCCGAATCATGGAGCTCGCCCACACCGATGCAATGCCCATTCTCAACTCGGAAAACCAGCTCACCGGTATTATTTCCGAGCGTGACCTTATCAGATGTTCAAGCATAGAGGATGATGTTCAGACGAGCGACTTTTCGACCGGAACGGATGATGATGAATGGACGTGGGAGAGTATTCGTGACAATCACACGATTTCCTACGGTGTCTCCAAAGTCGAGCTTCCAAACCGCCCTGTTAAGATCTGTATGGTGCGAAAGGTCATCGCCGTCCCCAATAATGCAGAAGTCAGCGATTGTGCTCTGCGGATGAAACGCGGACGTGTTGATCAGATGCCGATTATCGATAACGATCAGCGGCTTTCCGGCATGCTGTTTGACCGTGATCTGATCAAAGCTCTCATCAAATAA
- a CDS encoding universal stress protein — MFTKILVAIDGSDISKSAFNKAIELVKMSKAELHVIYVIESGIISPGPVDASWELIYQRFEKEGRDIMEELVEDASKKGVIVTPHLEAGHAGDTIINMASELECDLIVVGSRGKSKLDRLLIGSVSSHIITYAKTNTLIIKK, encoded by the coding sequence ATGTTTACCAAGATACTTGTTGCGATTGACGGATCCGACATCAGCAAGAGTGCATTCAATAAAGCGATTGAACTGGTAAAAATGTCCAAAGCCGAGCTGCATGTGATCTACGTTATCGAGTCGGGCATAATCTCGCCCGGTCCGGTGGATGCTTCCTGGGAACTGATCTACCAGCGCTTCGAGAAAGAAGGCCGGGATATCATGGAAGAACTTGTCGAGGATGCATCCAAGAAAGGCGTGATAGTTACGCCCCATCTTGAAGCAGGACATGCCGGCGATACGATCATCAACATGGCTTCCGAACTGGAGTGCGATCTGATCGTTGTCGGATCCCGCGGAAAGAGCAAACTCGACCGCCTTCTTATCGGCAGTGTTTCTTCACATATCATTACATATGCGAAAACCAACACCCTGATCATCAAAAAATAA
- a CDS encoding amidohydrolase family protein: MQEEILRGLAFTGDGFTPQNVEIVIENGRIAEMTESKTACDQWIVPAFFNAHTHIADTVGMDTPIDRPLADLVAPPNGLKHRLLRETPPDRLVSAMRDTIRFMKATGTLGFADFREGGPDGVDLLKQAADPSVDMLIFGRDGGEFAAGGFGLSSAKGTKAEEDAVRLAKQAGKLFAVHAGEAGVKDIDAAFSLEPDLIIHATHFSKAHIRETADRDIPIVICPRSNWLLGATDDAQRPPVREMLDAGCRVFLGTDNGMFVAPDMFAEAAFLQTVYKIDPVDILRMMTDGFSLLGKKSRIGVGGSANLTLLAGGYPARWTKNPPVSLFARIGSRGITRVISGWNTNSL; this comes from the coding sequence ATGCAGGAGGAGATACTGAGAGGACTGGCATTCACCGGAGATGGTTTTACTCCGCAGAATGTTGAAATCGTCATCGAAAACGGGCGTATTGCCGAGATGACTGAGAGTAAAACCGCCTGTGATCAGTGGATCGTCCCGGCTTTTTTCAACGCGCATACCCACATCGCCGATACAGTTGGAATGGACACGCCCATCGACCGCCCGCTTGCTGATCTGGTTGCCCCGCCGAACGGGCTGAAGCACAGACTTTTGCGGGAGACGCCGCCGGATCGTCTGGTCTCTGCGATGCGGGATACGATTCGATTTATGAAGGCGACCGGGACGCTTGGTTTTGCGGATTTCCGGGAAGGGGGCCCTGATGGGGTGGATCTTCTCAAACAGGCGGCCGACCCGTCAGTAGATATGCTTATTTTCGGCAGAGACGGTGGCGAGTTTGCCGCCGGAGGATTTGGTCTTTCCAGTGCGAAAGGAACGAAAGCAGAGGAAGATGCGGTTCGTCTTGCAAAGCAGGCCGGAAAACTCTTCGCCGTGCATGCTGGCGAGGCAGGGGTCAAGGATATCGATGCGGCTTTTTCCCTTGAACCCGATCTTATCATTCATGCCACGCATTTTTCCAAAGCCCATATTCGCGAGACGGCAGATCGGGATATCCCTATCGTCATCTGTCCGCGATCGAACTGGCTGCTTGGAGCAACAGACGATGCCCAGAGGCCGCCGGTTCGTGAAATGCTGGATGCCGGATGCCGTGTTTTTCTTGGAACCGACAATGGGATGTTTGTCGCTCCCGATATGTTTGCCGAGGCAGCCTTTCTGCAGACCGTGTACAAAATCGATCCCGTCGATATCCTTCGGATGATGACAGACGGCTTCTCTCTTCTTGGCAAAAAGAGCCGGATCGGGGTAGGAGGATCTGCTAATCTCACACTCCTCGCCGGCGGCTATCCTGCCCGCTGGACCAAAAATCCTCCCGTATCTCTCTTTGCCCGGATCGGCTCACGAGGGATAACCCGGGTCATTTCCGGGTGGAATACCAACTCTTTATAA
- a CDS encoding preprotein translocase subunit Sec61beta, translated as MAAKNSGRGLSSSAGLVTYYDADDRKAFHIKPTVVLVATGVIGLIVYLLNLFI; from the coding sequence ATGGCAGCAAAGAACTCGGGCAGAGGACTAAGTTCATCAGCAGGTCTGGTTACCTACTACGATGCGGATGACCGCAAAGCGTTCCACATTAAACCAACGGTTGTTTTAGTGGCCACAGGCGTCATTGGCCTCATCGTATACCTGCTGAACCTTTTCATCTAA
- a CDS encoding VOC family protein gives MQFRMIHNNINVLDLDRSMKFYADALGLVEVKRIVPDSGNVTRSSR, from the coding sequence ATGCAGTTTCGGATGATCCACAATAACATCAATGTGCTCGATCTCGACCGCTCGATGAAGTTCTACGCAGATGCTTTGGGACTTGTTGAAGTAAAAAGGATCGTGCCCGATTCAGGAAACGTCACGCGATCATCGCGATGA
- a CDS encoding SdpI family protein — MKIDKTLILTSVICLLPIVLGVVLYDRLPDMIAVHFDFAGNPDNWAPKALVVFGLPIFLCLINIICNVSTRKYGGENQSMLVKFCRWLVAIISIVIVPIMLFKALGADIPIQIIAPVLVGIVFIIIGNYSPKTKQNPVAGVRLPWTLESEENWRRTHRFAGYLWMIGGFVLIVNTFLAWFWIPVFFGVIIAMIA, encoded by the coding sequence ATGAAAATTGATAAAACCCTGATACTCACCTCGGTGATCTGTCTTCTGCCGATCGTGCTGGGTGTCGTGCTGTACGACCGACTGCCGGATATGATTGCGGTCCATTTCGACTTTGCCGGCAATCCGGATAACTGGGCGCCGAAAGCTCTCGTTGTGTTTGGGCTACCGATCTTTCTCTGTCTGATAAACATTATCTGTAATGTTTCGACCAGAAAATACGGCGGGGAAAATCAAAGCATGCTGGTGAAGTTTTGCCGCTGGCTTGTTGCGATAATCTCGATTGTGATCGTTCCGATTATGCTCTTTAAGGCTCTCGGTGCGGATATCCCAATCCAGATCATTGCCCCGGTGCTGGTCGGTATTGTGTTTATTATTATTGGGAACTACTCGCCGAAGACAAAGCAGAATCCGGTCGCCGGCGTCAGACTCCCCTGGACGCTTGAAAGCGAAGAGAACTGGAGACGGACCCACAGGTTCGCCGGGTATCTCTGGATGATCGGCGGGTTTGTGCTGATCGTGAATACGTTCCTCGCCTGGTTCTGGATCCCGGTCTTTTTCGGGGTGATCATCGCGATGATCGCGTGA
- a CDS encoding autorepressor SdpR family transcription factor has translation MGFPETFKALSDPVRREILTLLKEGKMSAGDIAGHFDMTGATISYHLSQLKKADLVTETKYKNFVYYELNLSVFEELMCWISQFKEVHNEN, from the coding sequence ATGGGCTTTCCCGAGACATTCAAGGCATTATCCGATCCGGTCAGGCGCGAGATACTCACGCTCTTAAAGGAAGGGAAGATGTCTGCCGGAGATATCGCCGGGCACTTCGACATGACAGGGGCGACGATTTCGTATCACCTGTCCCAGCTGAAAAAAGCGGATCTTGTGACGGAGACGAAGTACAAGAACTTCGTGTATTATGAGCTGAATCTTTCGGTGTTCGAGGAGCTGATGTGCTGGATTTCCCAGTTCAAAGAGGTACATAATGAAAATTGA
- a CDS encoding TfoX/Sxy family DNA transformation protein, which translates to MGELAALPNIGKDTEEKLNKVGITTAAQLREISSKKARLMIRSIDETACLHRLSDWRER; encoded by the coding sequence ATGGGTGAACTTGCAGCATTACCAAACATCGGCAAAGACACCGAAGAAAAACTGAACAAAGTCGGCATCACGACAGCCGCACAACTGCGTGAAATCAGCAGCAAAAAAGCCAGGCTGATGATCAGATCGATCGACGAGACCGCATGCCTGCACCGGCTCTCGGACTGGAGGGAGCGGTAA